A section of the Leptospira semungkisensis genome encodes:
- a CDS encoding VWA containing CoxE family protein, with protein sequence MFFTFFYRLKASGIPLSTVELLDFLKAVDALSKPKAYLSVNEFYRVSRLCLVKDVRYYDAFDQVFTELFGERGILRDSIRKEILDWLSQIFDNPNKLPPGIIPPEELWKEFLDRLENQKGEHHGGNKWIGTGGSSPFGHSGQNPGGVRIGGEGGGKSAIFQAMERKYKDYRTDEQLDVRQIKIALKKLRNLRKEGIPEFHLPKTVDATCRNAGDPELIFERTRKNGIKILLLMDTGGSMTPYAERVSKLFSAAHQMNHFKEFGYYYFHNSIYDSVYPKGDLRRPIPLKNLFKKHKDDTKVIIVGDAYMAPYELLDSAYGFYHSRFREETRLPENPESGLDSFKRLKSHFQEAIWMNPEPKRYWDAPTIYELKKVFPMFFLSVDGLEEGIRKLLNQ encoded by the coding sequence TTGTTTTTTACATTCTTTTACAGACTAAAAGCTTCCGGAATCCCACTCTCCACGGTGGAGCTCTTGGATTTTTTGAAGGCAGTCGATGCTCTTTCAAAACCTAAGGCTTATTTATCAGTAAACGAATTCTATAGAGTTTCCAGACTTTGCTTAGTTAAGGATGTACGATATTACGATGCATTCGATCAAGTTTTTACCGAGTTATTCGGAGAAAGAGGAATCCTCAGAGATTCTATTCGTAAAGAGATCTTAGATTGGCTTTCTCAAATATTCGATAATCCTAATAAACTTCCTCCAGGTATCATTCCTCCCGAAGAATTGTGGAAAGAATTCTTAGATAGGCTCGAGAACCAAAAGGGAGAGCATCATGGCGGAAATAAATGGATCGGCACAGGAGGAAGTTCTCCATTCGGACATTCGGGGCAGAATCCCGGAGGAGTCAGGATAGGTGGGGAAGGCGGAGGAAAATCCGCTATCTTCCAGGCGATGGAAAGAAAATACAAAGACTATCGTACAGATGAGCAATTGGATGTTCGTCAGATTAAGATTGCCTTAAAGAAACTCAGGAATCTACGCAAAGAAGGAATTCCCGAATTCCATCTTCCAAAGACAGTAGATGCAACCTGCAGGAACGCGGGAGATCCCGAATTAATATTCGAAAGGACTCGAAAGAACGGGATTAAAATTCTCCTGCTTATGGATACGGGAGGAAGCATGACTCCTTATGCGGAGAGGGTGAGTAAATTATTCTCCGCTGCCCACCAGATGAATCATTTTAAGGAATTTGGATACTATTACTTTCATAACTCTATCTATGATTCGGTTTATCCTAAAGGAGATTTGCGTCGTCCGATTCCTCTTAAAAATCTGTTCAAGAAACATAAGGACGATACCAAGGTTATCATCGTCGGAGATGCATACATGGCTCCTTATGAGCTTTTGGATTCCGCTTATGGATTCTATCATTCTAGATTTAGAGAAGAGACCAGGCTTCCTGAAAATCCGGAATCAGGATTAGACAGTTTTAAGAGACTCAAGTCTCATTTCCAGGAAGCGATTTGGATGAATCCGGAGCCTAAGAGATACTGGGATGCTCCCACCATCTACGAATTAAAGAAAGTGTTTCCTATGTTCTTTTTAAGCGTAGACGGCTTGGAAGAAGGGATCCGTAAATTACTCAATCAGTGA
- a CDS encoding YceI family protein: MIKILLSILFLLYTFLVPIYSEELKLSEPKIEFTVIHPFKTVIGKCTGVNASPISLTANTNGVQIPKSVKIEIPVKEIRSGDENRDEHIMESLGYPTHNGISFVSTAISLTKDGEWSISGNLTINGRTKPIKSIASIHKDDHETTVSGKFQVLMSDFDVVAPSLLFAKAKDEVVIDYKFTFKP, encoded by the coding sequence ATGATCAAAATTCTTCTCTCTATCTTATTTCTATTATATACCTTTCTTGTTCCGATTTATTCGGAAGAGTTGAAACTCTCCGAACCGAAGATCGAATTCACTGTCATTCATCCGTTCAAAACTGTGATCGGTAAATGTACAGGAGTTAACGCGAGTCCTATTTCTCTTACCGCAAATACCAACGGGGTGCAAATCCCGAAATCTGTGAAGATCGAAATTCCAGTAAAGGAAATCCGTTCCGGAGATGAGAACAGGGATGAGCATATCATGGAGTCTCTGGGCTATCCGACTCACAATGGTATTTCATTTGTAAGCACTGCGATCAGCCTTACGAAAGATGGAGAATGGTCCATTTCCGGAAATCTGACGATCAACGGAAGAACGAAGCCGATAAAATCTATCGCAAGTATCCACAAGGACGATCATGAAACGACTGTCTCAGGTAAGTTCCAAGTTTTGATGAGTGATTTCGATGTGGTGGCACCTAGTCTTTTATTTGCTAAGGCGAAGGACGAGGTTGTTATAGATTATAAATTTACTTTCAAACCTTGA